The Paenibacillus yonginensis genome segment GTCACACGGTGTACCTGCCGAAGGTGCAGATTAAGGAAATCCGCGATGTCGGCTGTCACAATGACATGGCAGCCGTCTTCCCGCACATGGAAGTCGCCAATGACATCGCGTTTGAGGCCAAGGCCAAGGATGGCTCCCATGTAATCGCCATGATCCAGCTCGGCTATCCGTTCGTCTTCCGACACAATGCTGATGACCTTCATCTCCATCGGCTCGCTGTCCAAATCCCGATAGTCCGGCGCAATCAAAGCGCGCCGTCTTTCGGCTCCGTCGTATCCACCGTACAGCCGTAGAGCGGCATCCGGATGGCGGTTGACAAGACTGGTCAGAATAAGGCTTTGCCGCGGGTCCAGAAACCCCGTCAGCTTCACTTCATGATAGTCGCCGGCATTGACCACCCATTCCCAGGCCCGGTCGATAAACGGCTTCTCTTCAGGCAGGAAATGCACATAAATATCGTCCGTTGCCATTTCAATAGAACACCAGACTCAAAATGTATTTCAGACCCAATACCGCATAACGAAGCGCAATCAAAGCGATGATCGGCGAAATATCAATCATCCCCATAATAGGCGGGATAAAACGTCTGAAGACGGAAAGATACGGTTCTACCAGCTTGCCCAGCCATTCGCCGACGAAGCTCTCGCGAACATTCGGCAGCCAGGACATGAGCACATAAATAATAATCAAAAAGTAATATATCGAACTTAAAATATCAATTAAACTAAAGATCAATTCCACGGTCACCTCATTCTGTTGTAGTCTTGTTCCTCGGTCAAAATCTCCGTGATGGACCCTGAAATTTCAACGGTATCCGGCGTACACAAAAAAATGTTCTCACCGATCTTGGAAATACCGCCGTTAAGCGCATAAACGGTGCCGCTCAAGAAATCGATGATCCGCATGCCCTGATCTTTGCGAACACGCTGCAGGTTCACTACAACTGTGCGGTGTGACCGCAAATGATCGGCAATTTCCTGAGCTTCATCGTATGAGCGGGGTTCATTCAGGATGACTTTGACATTTTTCTGGGAATGAATGCTGACCACATTGCTCCCCCTCTGATTTTTACGTTGTTCAAAGCTTGGGGTTTCAATTTCCTGCTGTTCAGGCTCAAAAACTTTCTCGCGCTCTACGACTTCCTCTTCTTCTTGCAGCCCCAGAAAGTTCATAAATCGGTTCATCACGCTCATTACGATTCCTCCTCTCCTTTCCCTACCAATAGGGAACCCAGGCGCAGCCAAGTCGCACCTTCCTGTACCGCAATTTCGAAATCGTTCGACATGCCCATGGATAATTCGGTCAGCGGTTCTGGGCTCACCTTCATTTCATTAAGCTTGTCCCTCAATGCCCGAAGCCCCCTGAAGACAGGCCGGGTATCCTCCGGCTGCGCCTCAAAGGGAGCCATCGTCATCAAGCCAACGACCTGTAAATGTTGGAATGGGGATAACCCCCTGATAAAATCAGGGACTTCTTCAGGGGGCAAACCCGACTTACTGTCTTCGCCCGAAATGTTGACCTGCACAAACACTTTAACCGTAATCCCGGCGGCTGAACACCTCTTCTCAAGCTCCTCCGCCAATGCCATACGGTCCAAGGAATGGATATATGCGAATTTGTGGATGACATCCTTGACTTTCCTGGTTTGCAAGTTCCCGATGAAATGCCAGGTTCCGCGTCCTTCGAGCGCCTCCCACTTGGGAGCGGCGTGTTCGATCCGGTTCTCCCCGATCTGATCCAAACCCGCCTCCAGAACAGCGGCAGTCTCTGCCGTGGATACGTATTTGGTCACCGCCACAACCTTGATTTCTTCCCTCTTTCGTCCGCTTGCTTCGCAGGCTCGCTGAATCCGCGTTTCAACCTGCTCTATCCGTTCTTTAAGTGACAGAAGAGTTCACCTCTCCTTCAGGCCTATAAAGCTGGCCATTCTCCCTGTCTTGCCGTTCTCTTTCCTGTGTGAGAAAAAAATCTCCACATGGGTGCTTGTGCACCAC includes the following:
- a CDS encoding YggS family pyridoxal phosphate-dependent enzyme, with the translated sequence MSLKERIEQVETRIQRACEASGRKREEIKVVAVTKYVSTAETAAVLEAGLDQIGENRIEHAAPKWEALEGRGTWHFIGNLQTRKVKDVIHKFAYIHSLDRMALAEELEKRCSAAGITVKVFVQVNISGEDSKSGLPPEEVPDFIRGLSPFQHLQVVGLMTMAPFEAQPEDTRPVFRGLRALRDKLNEMKVSPEPLTELSMGMSNDFEIAVQEGATWLRLGSLLVGKGEEES
- a CDS encoding cell division protein SepF is translated as MSVMNRFMNFLGLQEEEEVVEREKVFEPEQQEIETPSFEQRKNQRGSNVVSIHSQKNVKVILNEPRSYDEAQEIADHLRSHRTVVVNLQRVRKDQGMRIIDFLSGTVYALNGGISKIGENIFLCTPDTVEISGSITEILTEEQDYNRMR
- a CDS encoding YggT family protein → MTVELIFSLIDILSSIYYFLIIIYVLMSWLPNVRESFVGEWLGKLVEPYLSVFRRFIPPIMGMIDISPIIALIALRYAVLGLKYILSLVFY
- a CDS encoding RNA-binding protein, whose product is MATDDIYVHFLPEEKPFIDRAWEWVVNAGDYHEVKLTGFLDPRQSLILTSLVNRHPDAALRLYGGYDGAERRRALIAPDYRDLDSEPMEMKVISIVSEDERIAELDHGDYMGAILGLGLKRDVIGDFHVREDGCHVIVTADIADFLNLHLRQVHRVTVLTDILELDELKTVVSVQEPLDITVASLRLDGIAGDVFRLSRSKILAPIKAGRCRVNWKTEEDPSKPLKEGDVVSLKGFGRFKVLELEGVTKKGRYRVKIGKFV